A part of Myxococcus fulvus genomic DNA contains:
- a CDS encoding sigma-70 family RNA polymerase sigma factor — MSKQPSRSHLFLQHLSPQARCYAEVPGLEALLDSWLSIARQAWPDVMLPEEDFLRHVATRLSPSDEPAATLAALPVADLYLACACARGLPTAHAALERQLLPRVASALTRVRGGGLDTAEVLQQLRQRLLVPQGGAEPRIAEYQGTGPLAAWLRAAVVRTAFNLQRAEGRRARAEEDAEAEGSAWVERGADVELDYLRRRHQQDFREALAGALASLSPRERTVLRLHVVEGVSLERIGAMYQTHKSTVSRWISQTRQTVLEGARERLAERLQLSADELRSLMRVVHSQLDVSLLGLLREPG; from the coding sequence ATGTCGAAGCAGCCGAGCCGCTCCCACCTCTTCCTCCAGCACCTGTCGCCCCAGGCGCGGTGCTACGCGGAGGTGCCCGGGCTCGAGGCGCTGTTGGACTCCTGGCTGTCCATCGCGAGACAGGCGTGGCCGGACGTCATGCTTCCGGAAGAAGACTTCCTGCGCCATGTCGCGACCCGACTGAGCCCCAGCGACGAGCCCGCCGCGACGCTCGCCGCGCTGCCCGTGGCGGACCTCTATCTGGCCTGCGCATGTGCTCGGGGGCTGCCCACCGCGCACGCCGCGCTGGAGCGACAGCTCCTCCCTCGCGTGGCCAGCGCGCTGACCCGGGTGCGAGGCGGCGGCCTGGACACCGCGGAGGTCCTCCAGCAACTGCGTCAGCGACTCCTCGTCCCACAGGGAGGCGCCGAGCCGAGAATCGCCGAGTACCAGGGCACGGGCCCGCTGGCGGCGTGGCTGCGCGCGGCGGTGGTGCGCACGGCCTTCAACCTCCAGCGCGCGGAGGGCCGACGCGCCAGGGCCGAGGAGGACGCGGAGGCGGAGGGCTCCGCGTGGGTCGAGCGAGGCGCTGACGTGGAGCTCGACTACCTGCGCCGTCGTCACCAGCAGGACTTCCGCGAGGCCCTGGCGGGAGCGCTGGCGAGCCTGTCCCCGCGCGAGCGCACCGTGCTGCGCCTGCACGTGGTGGAGGGCGTGAGCCTGGAGCGCATCGGCGCCATGTACCAGACGCACAAGTCCACGGTGTCGCGCTGGATTTCACAGACGCGGCAGACGGTGCTGGAGGGCGCGCGCGAGCGTCTGGCCGAGCGCCTCCAGTTGTCCGCGGACGAGCTGCGAAGCCTGATGCGGGTGGTGCACAGTCAGCTCGACGTGAGCCTCCTGGGGCTGCTCAGGGAGCCCGGTTAG
- a CDS encoding pilus assembly protein N-terminal domain-containing protein encodes MRNTLKKLTLVALTVVGTTALAEERIELKVGDKHVITVKDLTRVALGNRETADVKTLGGGKLEITGLEAGTTRLLTWTRGGQQGDYAVVVTDSEQAAAK; translated from the coding sequence ATGCGGAACACACTGAAGAAGCTGACCCTGGTGGCGCTGACGGTGGTGGGCACGACGGCGCTGGCGGAGGAGCGCATCGAGCTGAAGGTGGGGGACAAGCACGTCATCACCGTGAAGGACCTGACCCGCGTGGCGCTGGGGAACAGGGAGACGGCGGACGTGAAGACGCTGGGGGGCGGGAAGCTCGAAATCACGGGGCTGGAGGCGGGCACCACGCGGCTCTTGACCTGGACGCGCGGTGGGCAGCAGGGGGACTACGCCGTGGTGGTGACGGACTCCGAGCAGGCGGCCGCGAAGTAG